In Malus sylvestris chromosome 2, drMalSylv7.2, whole genome shotgun sequence, the genomic stretch TATCCAATATCAGGAAGGGCTATATCAGAGTACTCTCTGTATGGGTATGCGGGGGAAGATAATCACATCTAGAATTGACTAGTTTGAATTCATTCACTAACAAATGAATCATACAATAGAGTGTTTCAGGTAGAACTTCAATACAAGGATATTCATGATAGTTGGGGACTGATTACTTCTGCCAATACATGGAAAGAATAAGAATATTGGTTCTAGTTAGATCCTTGTTTAAGTTTCCTATTCTGTCTACTTCCTCTCTAATTCTCTCTTATCCTGCGTCACATATGCTCATCTCAAATGTTAACTCAACCTATTCGTTTATAGAACTACTATGTGCACAAAATATCAAAGAAGAGCTACCAATTTTCTTGTCCTTTACTAGTTAAAATTTGCTATAAAACCTCAGTAAGTACTCCAATGAACGTTTTAAATTCAACAAAAATGATATAGACAAAGCCACAGTTTCACCATTGCTTTTTTTCGATAATCATGAAAGTTGAGGTGCATAACGGTGAGCACAAATAGGGTGATACCTTTAGAAATTCCCTCTGTTCTGCATATTTTCTAAGAATAGCTTCCCCAGTAGCATTGGTTTCTTCAAGCATGCGAGCAGAGTTACGAACTGAGTCCCTTGCTTGCGCCTCCTCGTCGAAGATTCTCATAACATGAGCACCATCCCCATTCTACATCACAATAACATAGGCATATATAAAACAAAAGGCATACATGATACTGAAGCAGTAAACAAAATGTTAAAAGGGATTTCGGGTTTAATACAGCTCTTCCAAGCAACTCTGCCCTCTCTCTCGCTTCTGTCGCCCTCTTCTGATTCCTCGCATCATACCTATCCAAACTATCTTTCAAGGACTGAGCCTCTTCCGCTATTTGTTCCACTTTTCTGCATAACAAAAAGCAAATCAGGATCCAGTTCAACAAACCCAATCACAATTACAACCACCATATACAAAATTGACAAAATCCCACCACAATGTTCCAATTCCAATTACAATgtccaaaataacaaaaacccaaCTCAAAGATCATGGTAATAAacggaattaaaaaaaaacaagtcgAATTCCAATCACAATATGCGAAAATGGCAAAAAACCACATCAAGGTTCAAGAGATCAATGCAAGAAAACCAACCTTTTCCAGAGATCGCGTTGAGATTTGGCACCCACAGATCGCCAGAGTCGGTCCATCTCGGCGCAGAGGGATTGGATCTGAGAGATATCTCTTTTGACGGAGGTGGAAAGGTCCGGGGAGTCGATGCCGCCACCTGCGTGCTCCAACCTCTCCAGCCTCTCGAGGCCGTCTCTTGTTCTGAGCAACACTTTCTTGGCGCTCTGGTATATCTCCGATAACGTCCCTCCTCCAAGTTCCACCGACAATGCCATTGCAACTGCGATTGCGATTGCGATTtcccctctttctttttctttcggtGTTTCGGCACCGAActgaatttgattgaatttcgAATGATTTTAGTCGCAACTCAACAGGTAGGTACCTTAATCCAGGGGTAGGCCAgaagaagaaaacagaaaaaggtAATGGTGTCCATGGGCTTAAAAAGAACACCAAATCAATCTGGGCTGAAACCCAAGCCTAGTTTGTCAAGTCCACTTAGGCccaaataatttattttggaTTTGAATTCGGTTGTGGTGGCTGAAGGACGAAGACCATAACCATCCCGACAATCCATCATTTGCTCCAAAGAATTTGAACTCAGCTTCTCAGATTTGCGAGATACTGAGTAAATTAAAAAGAACTCAAGACGAtaccccttagtgtaaatatatcttatttttaaaaaaaataaaaagaaaaagaaaaacttaggGTTTATTGctttttgacataaaaatttcTTATCAATGTGTTTTGCAAAAAAATTTAGAACTGTTTGTAGGTTATGAAAGAGCTTTATGGAGAATCGCTATCAGATACTTCTTCATGAAACACTTTCAGATACAATTGTTTAGGGAACACTTGGGTTTGTAAGTaaaaatgttaacgtggttaTAATAAAAACACTATCCACCAAAACAATCCATCATTTGCACCAaaggcattttttttatttatgcttAATCTATACTGAGGGGATGAGGGTTTGATCCAAATACAATGGATAAAAGAAGAAGACCCTAACTGTTGGAGtaattatgtttttatttaataatatatatgtttatatggttttgatttgttttattagaaatattaaatatatttataactGTCATTAGAAGTAATTTCCATTCTTAATTAACAAATTTGAAATGCTTTCTTTGAATAGAGAAGGTGGTCACGTCCACCTCCATATGTAATCTATCCGTTTTGATTCTTTACGTTTTCGTTTATTCCGGATTTCTAGCCTCTAATTTATTAATCCTTCAACGTCTATTTCTTTActtttgtatataaatataagtcccAAGTATCAATGAAAAATATAGAGAAAACTATAAACTGTTAtataatttttgaaattaagtTTTGAGAGCAACATACTGAAAGGGTGCAAGtttgaaggttcttccattGTGCAAGGAAGAACCTTATCATAAGAAGGTTCTAGGCTGTTTTATCCTGGGGACGACGTGGTGTTTGTGAACTGCTTGCACACTTTGGGTAGAACCGCGAAACGTCTTAAAGAGAGCAACTTAGTCAACGACTCATCCCAAGAATCATTCACCACTCAAggcttttacattttttttcaggTAACTTCGTTCCTTTCTATTTCAATTTATAACAATTTTAAGACATTATTCAATCTGCTATGCATTATAAGGCAAGCTCTGTTTCTCAGGCAAATCTTGTTGAAAAGCAACTGATTGCAATGATATAAAAAATCAACGTAGTTGATGAATCCGAGGGATGGTGGGTGGACACTGGCGCTTCTCGCCATGTTTGCTTTGATCGTTCCCTTTTCAAGACCTATTATGTGGCTAAGGGAAGGAAGATGTTGTTGGGTGATTCACACTCAACTGATGTTGCTGGTACTGGAGAGGTGGAGTTGAGGTTCACCTTTGGAAAAACCATGATACTAAAAGATGTGATGCACGCTTCAGCGATAAGGAAGAATCTGGTCTCAGGCTTTCTTCTCAACAAGGCTGGATTCACTCAAACCTTTGGAGCAAATACGTATACTCTCACTAAAAATGGGGATTTTGTGGGAAAGGGATTTGCTACTGATGGGATGTTTAAATTGAATGTTGATGAAATGTTTACTTCTACTTATATATTGTCTTCTTTTAATACTTGGCATGCTAGACTTTGTCATGTCAACAAACGCTTGGTTAAGAACATGAGTAACTTAGGTTTTTTACCTAACTTATCAttgaatgattttgaaaaatgtgaatattgTAGTCAAGCTAAAATTACTAGAACTTCGGATAAATCTGTCAATAGAGAATCCGAACCACTTGACTTAATTCATTCCGATATATGCGAATTTGATAGAATGTTAACTAGAAATGGACAACGTTATTTTATtacctttattgatgattgtttgAATTACTGTTTCGTCTatcttatgaaaaataaaagtgaaggTATTGACATGTTCAAAACTTTCATGACTAaagttgaaaatcaatttaatcgTAAGATTAAAAGATTTCGTAGTGATAGAGGACAAGAATATGAATTTACtgaatttgttaatttgtttaagTCTCATGGAATTATTCATGAAACTACTGCTCCTTATTCTCCTGAAATGAATGGTAAAGcggaaagaaaaaatcgaactCTTTGTGAATTAACTGTTGCTACTTTGCTTAGTTCTGGAGCTGCTTCTTATTGGTGGGGTGAAATTCTGTTGATTGTTTGTTATGTGTTAAATAGAATTCCTAATTCAAAAATGAATATTTCTCcttatgaaatttggaaaaataagaaACCAAATGTGTTGTGTTTTAGAACTTGGGGTTGTTTAGCTTATGTTCGTAAACCTGATCCAAAAAGATCGAAATAGGCTAGTAGAGCATATGAATGTGTTTTTATTGGTTATGCATGTAATAGCAAAGCATATAGATTTTATGATTTGAAAAATCATGTCATAATTGAGTCACTTGATACTGATTTTTATGAGAATAAATTTCCTTTTAATCTTCGAAATAGTGGGGGTTCTAATTCTTCTAAAACTTACGAACCTACTATTGTAGAACATAGTCAATCTGCATAAGTAAAAGAGCTCGAATAGCTAAAGATTTTGGGCCTGATTTTCATGTATATAACTTACAAGAAGATCCTAATACAATTTAAGAAGCTTTAACTTCTTTAGATGCAAATTTGTGGCAAGAAGCCATAAATGATGAAATGGACTCCTTGAAGTCAAATCAAACTTGGCATTTGGTGGATCTTCCACTGGGTTGCAAAACAATAGGTTGCAAATGGattcttaaaagaaaattaaaaacctgACGGTTCAGTTGAAAAATTTAAAGCCCGACTTGTTGCCAAAGGCTATAGACAAAGAGAAAATATAGATTTCTTTGATACTTATTCACTTGTGACCAGAATAACTTCTATTCGTGTATT encodes the following:
- the LOC126613777 gene encoding membrin-11-like; the protein is MALSVELGGGTLSEIYQSAKKVLLRTRDGLERLERLEHAGGGIDSPDLSTSVKRDISQIQSLCAEMDRLWRSVGAKSQRDLWKRKVEQIAEEAQSLKDSLDRYDARNQKRATEARERAELLGRANGDGAHVMRIFDEEAQARDSVRNSARMLEETNATGEAILRKYAEQREFLKRAQRKALDVLNTVGLSNSVLKLIERRNRVDQWIKYAGMILTVVVLFLIWRWRR